One genomic segment of Amycolatopsis sp. WQ 127309 includes these proteins:
- a CDS encoding FAD-dependent oxidoreductase gives MDVLVIGAGPTGLTTAAELALAGVSVTVLDRRDGPGLPRPVGLQPRTAELLDLRGLDPADRTLDGPSGHFAGLPVALDHSVWRTRHPRVRNRSQDDVEEMLAEHAVKHGAVLRRGFEVTAVEPDDDGVTVDGLRARWLVACDGAHSTVRKRLGLPFPGRTETYVATLAHITLAAASDLVPPRMAHFSEVTRQANGHWAMLTPLGDGTHRFVFGTTTTQPGRDAPVTDAEVTAALTALYGDGTRLGELHGASRFNDATRQLERYRHGRVLFAGDAAHIHPPLGGQGLNLGVQDAMNLGWKLAATVRGTAPAGLLDSYHDERHPAAARVLRHTAAQRVFTTPDRGENVEALREIVVDLMRTPDGNRYFSGLMSGLALGYPGAHRVPDLDLTTAAGPTRLSALLHGGRGLLLDLGDHPEPAGFTGQADVVHATTTDSEYRGRLLLVRPDGYAVEPAELGRWFG, from the coding sequence ATGGACGTCCTGGTGATCGGCGCCGGACCCACCGGCCTGACGACCGCCGCCGAACTCGCGCTGGCCGGGGTTTCCGTCACGGTCCTGGACCGCCGCGACGGGCCGGGCCTGCCGCGGCCGGTCGGCCTGCAGCCGCGGACCGCCGAGCTGCTGGACCTGCGTGGCCTGGACCCGGCCGACCGGACGCTCGACGGCCCGAGCGGCCACTTCGCCGGGCTGCCGGTCGCGCTCGACCACAGCGTCTGGCGCACCCGCCACCCGCGGGTGCGCAACCGGAGCCAGGACGACGTCGAGGAGATGCTGGCCGAGCACGCCGTCAAACACGGCGCGGTGCTCCGGCGCGGGTTCGAGGTGACGGCCGTCGAGCCCGACGACGACGGCGTCACCGTCGACGGGCTCCGCGCGCGCTGGCTGGTGGCCTGCGACGGCGCGCACAGCACCGTCCGCAAGCGGCTCGGGCTGCCCTTCCCTGGCCGCACCGAGACCTACGTCGCCACGCTCGCGCACATCACGCTCGCGGCGGCGTCCGACCTCGTCCCGCCGCGGATGGCGCACTTCAGCGAGGTGACGCGGCAGGCGAACGGCCACTGGGCGATGCTCACCCCGCTCGGCGACGGCACCCACCGCTTCGTCTTCGGCACCACGACGACGCAGCCGGGCCGCGACGCGCCGGTGACCGACGCCGAGGTCACCGCGGCCCTGACGGCCCTCTACGGCGACGGGACGCGCTTGGGCGAGCTCCACGGCGCGTCGCGGTTCAACGACGCCACACGGCAGCTGGAGCGCTACCGCCACGGCCGGGTGCTCTTCGCGGGCGACGCCGCGCACATCCACCCGCCGCTCGGCGGTCAGGGGCTCAACCTCGGCGTCCAGGACGCGATGAACCTCGGCTGGAAGCTGGCCGCGACCGTGCGCGGCACGGCGCCGGCCGGGCTGCTCGACAGCTACCACGACGAACGCCACCCGGCCGCGGCCCGCGTGCTGCGGCACACGGCCGCGCAGCGCGTCTTCACGACGCCGGACCGCGGCGAGAACGTCGAGGCGCTGCGCGAGATCGTCGTCGACCTGATGCGGACGCCGGACGGGAACCGCTACTTCAGCGGGCTCATGTCCGGGCTGGCCCTGGGCTACCCGGGCGCGCACCGCGTCCCGGACCTCGACCTGACGACGGCGGCCGGCCCGACGCGGCTCTCGGCGCTGCTGCACGGCGGCCGCGGCCTGCTGCTCGACCTCGGCGACCACCCGGAACCGGCCGGCTTCACCGGGCAGGCCGACGTCGTGCACGCGACCACCACCGACAGCGAGTACCGCGGCCGGCTGCTGCTCGTCCGGCCGGACGGGTACGCCGTCGAGCCCGCCGAGCTGGGGAGGTGGTTCGGCTAG